CCTGAGGACCGCCTCCGGATCCAATGCTCCCTCGATCTCCCTCTTTATTCGCTCCATTGGATCGCCGCCCGAGGGGAAGTCTATCTCCACGGTCCTATAGGGCCTAGCCGAGGTCCTGATGAACTCCTTTGAGGCGATCCCATCCTTGCTGAGCTCGATCCAAACGAAGCCCTTCTCCTCCGCCTCCTCCGCGAAGGAAACCCTTTCGGTACTGCCCGGATATACGACCTCGATCCCCCCGATCCTCTTGGATTGATGGTTGTGGAAATGGCCCGAGGCCACCAATTGGAATCCCTGCGGTATTGAGGATGGGCTAACGATGGGCTCCTCACCAATCCAGCCGCCGAAGCCTTGGATCGGATAATGCATTAGTAGGATATTGATCTGGCCCCCGGGCCTTAGATCGAGGCCGGAGAGCGGATCTTGACCGGGCCCGAGGAGGGGATTGTGGCCGAGTCCGATGGCGGAGATGGCAAGGCCGTCGATATCGAGGGATTCCGCTTCGGGCATTGGGTCCTTGAAGAAGCGCATGTGGCCCGAATCCCCGTAAACTGCCAAGGGCGAGGCGCCCTCCTCAATGCTCTTCGGGGTATCGTGATGGCCCCCGACCGCGAGGGCCCTGATCCCGGCATCGTGGAGGGCTTTGAGGATCCTCATGACCGCCGCCCTAGTGGCGTTGCTGGGCTTGACTGAATCGAAGAGGTCCCCGCCGATCAGGAATAGGTCGGGCCTCTCCTTAAGAGCGAACTCGGCGACCTCTTCAAAGCACCTTAGGTGATCCTCTCTCCTCCTCATCCTATTCGGCCCAAAGCCCGCCGCGATTGGATCCAAGTGGTTATCAGCCGTCAGGACGACTTGGACGCTCATCGGAACTCGCCCCTGAACGGCTCCCTTCGGGCCCCATGGATCCGCTCGCGCTCCGCCTCCTCCGCGGCCCTCCTAGCCAGCCTGAGCTGGGCGACGATGTCCACATCAGCCCCTCCCTCCATAGTCTCCCTCCGCCTGATCTTGGCCATCACCGGGGCCTTCGTCACCTCCCCAACGATTATGCATTCGCCGGGGTTGAGGCCCGGGAGATCGGCCATCAAATCCTTGCTCATCCTCTCGGAGCTCTCCTCGACGGCCTTTTGATCCTCCGGGTTCGTGAGCCTCATGACTATCTGGCTATTGCATTGGCTAAGGCTATCCGGATCGACCTTGGAGGGGCGCTGGGTTATGAGGGTGAGGAATATGCCGAACTTCCGGCCCTCGGCGGCGATCTTGTTTATTACGGGGGATGCGTAGGTCTCGCGATCCGGTGGGACGAACCTATGGGCCTCCTCTATGATCGCGAAGACCGGAT
This region of Candidatus Bathyarchaeia archaeon genomic DNA includes:
- a CDS encoding DNA repair exonuclease — its product is MSVQVVLTADNHLDPIAAGFGPNRMRRREDHLRCFEEVAEFALKERPDLFLIGGDLFDSVKPSNATRAAVMRILKALHDAGIRALAVGGHHDTPKSIEEGASPLAVYGDSGHMRFFKDPMPEAESLDIDGLAISAIGLGHNPLLGPGQDPLSGLDLRPGGQINILLMHYPIQGFGGWIGEEPIVSPSSIPQGFQLVASGHFHNHQSKRIGGIEVVYPGSTERVSFAEEAEEKGFVWIELSKDGIASKEFIRTSARPYRTVEIDFPSGGDPMERIKREIEGALDPEAVLRIKLRGRVTAEALASYKRPEILSFCQDRAFHCFVDEGELEILSPEAPEPLPRTTPLQELERCFRALMEGAGPDERPILEEALALSRARLQEAGAW